In Ovis canadensis isolate MfBH-ARS-UI-01 breed Bighorn chromosome 15, ARS-UI_OviCan_v2, whole genome shotgun sequence, the genomic stretch AGGTCTGGAGGAGGTTGGAGAGATGAGGATTTGGGGAGGGGGCCCGAGCAGCCCTTAGACCAAATGCAGATgccccctctttctccttttcccttcccaaGTCCCCGCTCATATCATGAAACCAAGGAGCTTGCTGCTGCACCAACCCCACTGCCTTCCGGTCCCTGCGGAAAAGAGAGGATGAAGGAAAGGGGCTAAGGACGCTTGTGGAAAGCGTGTCTAGCTGGTGGGCTGCAAGAAGGGACGCCCCCTTCACGCATCGCTAGACCTCCAGGGCCTGAAACACTGCGAACTGATCCAAGTTGGAGTGAAGCTCTGGAGCTCACAGCTGCAGAGCCAGGAGCTGCAGCTTTGCTGACACCCAGCCCTTCTCAGCCAGGTCCATTCCCTCCCGAGGCCTCAGCGACAAAGAGCTTGAACCGGGTAGTGTCTGCGAACTTCACACGCCTTAACCCTTAGGGGCCTTTCAGAACAAGGAGGTAAAAAGGGAGAGAGactgagggagaaggaggatgAGCCATGGGGGAGGTTGTGGGAGCCAAGAGGTGAGGATTCAGAGGAGAAACTGCActcggtgggggtggggaggagaacaGAGGAGGAAAATCGGGTGGAAACTAAAAGGAAATGGCGAGGGGAGCTGGAGATCCAGGAGAAGGGCTGGGGGGAAGTGAACTTTGATGGAGCCTGGACGCACATCATTTTAGTTtcagggggcggggaggagggggaagcgaACTTTGATGGAACTTGGaagcagatcagttcagttcctcCGTTTTATCCCCACAGAGAGACACTGAGGCTGGGAGCATTTCAGAGACGGGCAAGGTCGGTCTCACGGAGATCGGAGATCGGGGCTGGGGGCTTCCCTCTCTTACCCTCCAGAACCACAGACCTCTGAAGAAGCACTTCCCAGGGGGAAAGGAGGACAAGACTGAcgtggggagcagggagaggggtCAAGTGCACCAGAGAAGGGGGGCCCCGCCCCCTCACCAGCTCCCCGCTCTTCAGAGAGCAAAGGGCcccgggcgggggggggggacccGGCCCTAGTCCACCACGAGCGTCTCCTGGCTGTAGGGGATGGACTTCTCCGGCATCGGCTCCCCGCCCTTCCCCGCGCCGCCGGGCCCGGGGCCCTGGCTCTGTCCCGACGACgccgaggaggaggagctggccgACTTGTCCCCGGCGCCGCCGCCccggccgccgccgctgctgccgcCTGCGCGCCAGGCGCCGCCGCAGCCCCGGCGGCCCCAGCAGAGCACCGAGGCGCAGGCCTGGCGGAAGCGGGGGTCGAAGAAGGCGTAGAGGAAGGGGTTGAGGCAGCTGTTGACGTAGCTGATGCAGGTGCAGTAGGGGAAGACGTTCATGAGGAAGAGGTCGAAGGCGCAGGGCCAGCGCAGCAGGCTGCCCAGCACGTAGAGGGTCTTGACCAGGTGGTAGGGCAGCCAGCAGAGCGCGAAGGTCAGCACCAGCACGGCGATGATGGCCAGCAGCCGCCGGCGCTTGCGCAGGCCCCGCGCGCGCTCCTTGCCGAAGTGGCCGGCCACCGTGCGGCCGATGCAGAAGTAGCAGGTCAGCATGACGGCGAAGGGCCCCGCGAAGCCCAGCACGGTGGACGAGACGCCCAGGCCCACATCCCAGGCCCACTCGGCGTCGGGGCTGGCCACCAGCGAGTAGTCCATGTAGCACTGCGCCTTGGTGCCGTTCTCCCCCGGCAGCGCGGCGCCGGTGGTGCGGAAGACCAGCACGGGCAGGGCGAGCAGGCCGGCCAGCGCCCACAGCCCGGCCGTGGCCACGGCGCCGCCGACCCGCGGCCGCAGCCGGGCGTTGGCCACCGGCCTCACGATGGCCAGGTAGCGGTCCAGGCTGAGGCCGGTGAGGCAGAAGACGCTGGCGTACATGTTGACGAAGATGAGATAGCTGCTGAGCTTGCAGGCGAAGGCCCCAAAGGGCCAGTCGTAGTCCCGATAGGTGTAGGTGGCCCAGAGCGGCAGGGTCACCACGAAGGTGAGGTCGGCCACCGCCAGGCTGGCGATGAAGACGTCGGCTGCCCGCCGCCGGTCCCGGCTGCTGCGGAAGATGGTCCAGAGCACCAGCCCGTTGCCCGCAGTCCCCAGGACGAAGACCACCATGTAGATGGCGGGGATGAGGGCGCCGGAGGACTGCCAATCCACGTACTCACACTCAGACTGGTTGTCCGCCCCATAGTAGCCGTCATACTCCCCACCTTCTTCCATGCTGGGGCACGCAGAGGTCAGCTGGGGGTCCCCCCCGGGGTACCGGGCTCAGCCAAGCACCCTGAGCTCTGGCTGGCAGCCTCGGGGAGGTGAGCAGGCAGGGCCAGAGGTGTCCAGCGCCTCttgcagcggcggcagcagctcCCAGGACCCGGGAGGAGGAGGCCTGGCTCCTGCAGGCGTCCCTCCAGCGGCCCCAGCCTCTTCTCAGACACTTCCTCGCGCCCTCctgagcctctgtctcctccttggctgttcctccctcctcccacctccagacCAGCCCCTCACTTGTGAGTCTTAGGATCCTGAAGTTACagcccactttttttttcccttttcttgtcACTGGGCAAGTGGACCAAATTGACCCCTGCCGTGCTGGGCAGGATGTTATCTGTGGTTTGCAGCCTGCTCTGCGCCTGACccagcctctgtctctctctctcactctctctctggaTTCCTCCGGGTGTTTGCAGAACCTCTCATCAGGCCTCTGCTCCCAACCCCCCCTCCCTCGTTCTCACCCACTCCCAGCCCCTCTAAATGGGGCAAATTATGCAGGTTGAAAGCCAGCCTGAGCTGGAGCTGGGAGGGTAGGGGCCAGGAGGGTGTGAGATTTCGCAGGATGGTCTGAGCATCTGGCAAGCCCACCTGGCAAGCCAGTCTAGCCCCTCAGGTCCATCttcccccccctcccctcctgcctcccagcccccacccagacCAGACTTCCCCCTACCCTCCTCTTTAACACTTCAGCCTTGAGCCTCTCCAGGAGGGTCTTTGTGCTCCACAGACCCAGTGACCGAGATGTCTATAGGACCCATCCACCAGCTGTTAGGCGACTGCAGTTTTCAGAGAGCCCAGGAAGTGTCAGAGGATGCGGGCGCAGGGTCACAGCAGAAAGAAGCCCTATGCTGAAGGATGTCTAATCCAGCCATCAGGtctatggagaaactgaggctgaacAAGGTAAAGGTcttgcccaaggacacaggaTGAATTTTCTCTTGGTTTTGTCCCTTTGCGTTTCCTCTGCTCCTAGCATGaagcagtgcctggcatgtagtaggtgGTCACTAATGGTGGTTGAGTGAATGAGTAAGCGGATGGATGAATTAGGATGTGAAGGAAAAGGGGAGGCCATATATGGAAGAGTGGCTCTGTGAATTACTGTGCAGTGagttttccctgctctgcatGGACCAGGAAGTTTCTATAAGACCTTGTGGGGATCAGGAAGTTAAAACTGAAGGAGGAGATGGAAAAAGAGGCAGTCGATGCCGTGGGCAGCATCCCATAGAAACTGACCTTGCCCTGTCCGTTTGCCTCTCTGGGACCTctgggcaggaaggagggagcGATGCACAAGATAGGGCTGAAAACTGCCATCTATGTTGGGCAAGAGTGAGAGGGAGCAAAATCAGGAGAAGAGTCTCGGCCACATTCCAAGCACAAGGCTTACAAAATTAGAATCTGTCATCTCAAGCAAGAGTTGGTCCAAAAATCTTCTCTAGAGGTCTTCAACCAGCGACCCCCAAACTCAAATACTCACAAGGGCCAGGCTAAAAATGTGTGTGGGGAAAACAATCAGTTTGAGACAATAGGGAGAGGTAGAGACTGTGGAAACTGGAGCAAGCACACTCCATCACACAAGTGGActtatttacagaaaagaaacagactcacagacttagagaaggagcCCAAGGTTTCCAGGGGGAAAGAGTAGGGGTGAGAAATAGTTAGGGAGCTGGAGACTGACATGCACATGCTGCTCTATCTTAGCTGGATAACCAGGGACttcccagaggttaagaatccaccttccgaagcaggagacaggttcaatccctggccaggtagctgagatcccacaggccacagggcaCTTAAGCCCATGTCCTAGAACCACTGAACCGCGCGCTCTGGAGCCTGCGAGCCACGGCTAGAAAGAAATCGAGTGTGGCAACTgagaggcagccaaataaattaataattattctttaaactGGATAACCGGCAAAGACCTGCCGtagagcccagggaactctgctcaacgttacGTGGCAGTCTGGGTaggagaggagtctgggggagacCGGATACATGTATGTGGGTGACTGAGTCAGTTGGCTGTGCgcctgaaactgtcacagcatcgttaatcggctataccccaaggccaaataaaatgtgtcaataaaacaagaaaagtgaGACAATGAAAAACGAAAATCCACTCCACCACTCCATCAAAAGGCCTCTCGAACGCCCAGTGTCTGGTTACCACCCAGAAATGGGGAACCTAGCTTGACGTCTGTATTTTTCAACCAAACTCCAGGTTCTAAATGTAATGGGAAATTCTCACGTTTGTAAATTTGGGGGACTCCACTTATAAAAATGATTCGGCAGGATAACTCAAACACGTTCCCAGGCCCCGACAAGGTGCCCTTCGAGTGGGAACTTACCCAGAATAGGAGGAAGCAGAAAAACAGGAAGGACAGGCCAGGAAGAAGAAACGTAAAATGCAAAGACAGGGAAATGAGAACAGGCACGGCCAGAGCCTCAGGGTGCCGTGGGACAGGCGGGAAGGGGGAGATAAGCAATGCCCCGGGGATCTTGGACGGCCTTTCCCTAAAGGCAACATGCCAAGGAGAGCGTGTTGGTCTCTCTCATGAAGACAGCACATTGAGCACTTACTTACAGGCATTCCTTGAAGCATTTCCTATTTTATGTCTTCCTTATCTCTTTTAATTGGCAGAACCCCTCTTGAAAGTAGATGCCTTTATTCGTCTCAGTTTACAGATAAGGACACTGAGGTACAGGGATGTGATGTGATTTGGC encodes the following:
- the APLNR gene encoding apelin receptor; its protein translation is MEEGGEYDGYYGADNQSECEYVDWQSSGALIPAIYMVVFVLGTAGNGLVLWTIFRSSRDRRRAADVFIASLAVADLTFVVTLPLWATYTYRDYDWPFGAFACKLSSYLIFVNMYASVFCLTGLSLDRYLAIVRPVANARLRPRVGGAVATAGLWALAGLLALPVLVFRTTGAALPGENGTKAQCYMDYSLVASPDAEWAWDVGLGVSSTVLGFAGPFAVMLTCYFCIGRTVAGHFGKERARGLRKRRRLLAIIAVLVLTFALCWLPYHLVKTLYVLGSLLRWPCAFDLFLMNVFPYCTCISYVNSCLNPFLYAFFDPRFRQACASVLCWGRRGCGGAWRAGGSSGGGRGGGAGDKSASSSSSASSGQSQGPGPGGAGKGGEPMPEKSIPYSQETLVVD